In Novosphingobium kaempferiae, the DNA window TGCTGCCCCGGTGACGGACTGGCGGCGCAAGATGAGCGACCACATCGCCTATGCGCTGCTGGTCTACACCGCGCTGCAGATCTTCGTGACCATCGGCGCGCTCAAGGCGCACGGCGGATCGCTGCTGCCCTACTTCGCGCTGGTGATCCTGGTGGTGGCGATCATCCCCGCCTGCCGCCGCTTCGAATCGCGCTGGAACCGCCTGACCGACGAGCAGGCACACGACCCCGCGCTCGCGCCCTACTACCGGCGCGACAGGATGGCGCTGTGGTTGCTGGCGATCGGCCTGCCCTTCGCGCTGACCGCGCTTTTCAAGGGGCTGGCGCTGGTGTTCGCGGGGTAGAACCGCCACGCTTCCGCTCGCCTTCAATATCCCGTCGCCCCTGCGCAGGCAGGGGCCCATCAGGTCCATCGCCACAGCACCTTGCTCGGTGTGAGGCGGCGAGGTTGGGATAGGCCCCTGCATGCGCAGGGGCGAAGGGTATGAGTAAAGTTGCCTGCCCCCAACCCGCCGCGCGCAGAACGGATTTTGCGCCGGAACGCTCCGCCGCAGCGTCGGCAATGCGATGATACGGTGGAACATCGGGATCGATTGTGGTAAACAGGCCACATGGATCGCAACCACAGCAGGCGTAAAATTCTGAAGGGCGGCATCGCGGCAGGCATCGGTCTGGCGCTGCCGTCGCGGGCTTTCGCATCGGAAGGCGTAGCACCCGACTCGATCATGCCGGGCGAGAACACGGCACCGCTTGCAGGCACTTTCCCGACCGGCCTTTCCGCCGTTCCCGCCTCGCCCACCGGCCTGTCGCTCTACGAACGCCGTGTGCTCGATGTCGCGTCGAAGCAGGCGTCGCGCACGCGCAATCACCTGTGGCGCGCCGACGTGGTGGGCATCGTCGATTTCGCCCAGCCCTCGTCGAAGCCGCGCCTCCACTTCGCCAATCTCGAGAACGGGACGATGCGCTCGTTCCTCGTCGCGCACGGTCGCGGCTCGGACCCGGCGCACAGCGGCTGGCTGCAGAGCTTCTCCAACGTCCCCGGTTCGGAGGCTACCTCGCGCGGGGCCTACCTCACCGCCGAGTGGTACAAGGGCAAGTACGGCACCTCGATCCGCCTCGTCGGACTGGACGAGGACAACTCGATGGCGCTCCCCCGCGCGATCGTCATGCACCCGGCGTGGTACGTCGATACCATGATGGTCGAGAAGTGGGGCAAGCTCGGCCGCAGCGAAGGCTGCTTCGCCATGAGCAACGCCGACTTCAACGAGGCGCTGTGGCACCTCTCGGGCGGCCGCCTGCTCTTCGCCGACCGCATCGGCGAGGGCTGAGGCTTTCCACCGCACCCTCCAACCTCGTCATTGCGAGCGTAGCGAAGCAATCCAGCCGCGCGGGGCGACCATGGATTGCTTCGCTACGCTCGCAATGACGAACGGAGATGGCAGGAAAGCCATTGCCGTCACGGTCAAATGTGTCGTGGCGCTCATCGCCGCGTTGCGGCATTCGCATAACGTCGCCGGTTAGACACGGCCCCGTCGCAATGATACGGGTCGTATCATGGACACCAGCCTGACCGGCCTCAAGCGCGAGGCCCCTACCGACGCCCGACAGGTGCGCTCGCGCAATGCGCTGACTTCGGCCCTGCTGGCGCTGCTGGAGGAGAAACCCTTCGACCAGCTCACCATCCGCGAGATCACCGCGCGCGCCGGCACCGGCTACGCCACGTTCTTCCGCCACTATCCCACCAAGGAAGCGCTGCTGGCGGACGTCGCCGCGCATGAGATCGAGGATCTTCTCGGCCGCACGATCCCGATCCTCTACGCCAGCAACAGCTACGAATCGACGCTGGAACTGTGCCGCCACGTCCACGAGCACGCGCTGCTCTGGGCGGCGCTGCTGACCGGCGGCGCGGCGGGCATCGTGCGGGAGGAGTTCATCCGCCAGGCGCTCGGCCTCGCGGTCGGCACGCAATCGCGCCATCCCTGGCTGCCGTCCGACCTCGGCACCATCCACGGCACCGGCGCGACCATCGACATCCTCGCCTGGTGGCTGGCGCAGGGCGGCGACAAGACGTCAGCCATTAGGCCGGGCTCCGCGCATAGCCCCGCCGAAGTCGCCACGATCCTCCACCGCCTCGTCATCGCCCCGCTGGTCGGCGACACCATGGAGCGCCAAGCGGCGACCGCGTGATGTCCACGCTCGTGCTCACCGGCGAGATCGAGGGCGCGGACTGGCCCGAGTTCGGCTGGGTCGACGACGTGCGCCCCGCGCTCGCCGAAGCCATGGCGGCTGGCCGCCCCGCCGCGCTGGCGACGCTCTACAAGGTCGCGGGCAGCGCCCCGCGCGGTCCCGGCGCGCAGATGCTGTTCACGGCGGGCAGCGACGGCGCAGTTTCGGCGAACGGCTATTTCTCGGGCGACTGCATCGAGGGCGACGTCGCCAACCATGCCGGGCAGGTGCTGGCGGACGGCCGACCCCGGCGGCTCCACTACGGCATGGGCAGTCCGTGGATCGACCTGCGCCTGCGCTGCGGCGGCGCGCTGCATGTGCTGCTGGAGCGGGTCGAGCCCGGTTCCACCACCGTCCGGGCCTTGTTGGACCATGCCGCCGAACGCCGCTCCTGCGCGTGGGTGAGCGACGGCGAGGTGCAGGAGGTGGTCGAGGGGCGCGGCCCGCTGCTGGACCTGGCCGAAGAGCCCTTCCGCATCGCCCGCCGCTACGACCCGCCGCGCCGCCTGATCGTCTCGGGCGGCGATCCCGGCGCGCTCGCCGCCGCGAAGCTGGGCGCGATGGCGCAGTTCGAGACGATCCTGCTGCGCCCCGGCGGCCCCCACGCGCCGCCTCCTTTCCCGGTCAGCCAGTACTTGCGTGAGGAGCCCGCCGAGGCGCTCGCCCGGCTCAAGGTGGACCGCTGGACGGCGTACCTCGGCGCCACGCACGAAGATCACCACGACCTTGGCGGCTGTCTTGCGGCGCTGCGCGGCGGCGCGGGCTACGTCGGCATGATCGGCGCGAAGTCCCGCGCGGGACAGCGCCTCGGCGCACTGGAGGCGGCAGGCGCGACGGCGGAGGAACTGGCGCGGCTGCAGTTGTCGCCCGGCGTGCCCGGCCTCGGCAAGTCGCCCTGGGAAGTCGCCACCGGCATCCTCGCCGAGATCATGCAGGCGCTGAACCCCGCGCGGGAGCGGGCTTGAGCTACGTTGCCGTCGTGCTGGCGGCGGGCCGCGCGACGCGCTTCGGCAGCGACAAGCTCTCCGCCGTCTTGGATGGCCAGCCGCTGCTCCACCATGCCATCCGCGCCGCCCGCGCCGCGCCGGTCGAGCGGGTGATCGTGGTGGCGAGGCCCCACCTCGATGTGGGAGACTGGCCCGGCGCGCCGGAGGTCGAGACGCTGCGCCTCGCCAGCGATGCCCTGTCCGAGACCCTCAAGACCGGCATCGCCGCCGCCGGGGGCGCGGACGGCGTCTTCGTCTTCCTCGGCGACATGCCGCGCATTCCGCATAGCGTCGCCGCACAACTGGCCGAGGCCGTCGGCCCCGCCTATGCCGCGATGCCGCGCCAAGGGGGCAAACCCGGCCACCCGGCCCTGCTCTCCGCCGCCGCCTTCGCCGACATCGCGACGCTCACCGGCGACGAAGGCGCGGGGCGACTGCTGCGGCAACGCGGCGATGTCGTGCTGGTCGATTGCGACGATCCCGCGATCCACTTCGACGTGGATCGGCCCGAGGATCTGTGCCGCGCCTGAGGATTTCTATTCCGCTTCGTCATTGCGAGCGTAGCGAAGCAATCCATGCGGTGCGCGATGCCGCTGGATTGCTTCGCTACGCTCGCAATGACGAAAGGTGCTGGTCAATCCCCCACCAGCCGCCCGGCCTGCTCCACTTTCTGCCGCGCCAGCGCCATCCCGTCCTCGGCCTCGCGCAGCAGGCGGCGCAGGTCGCCCTGCCCCGTCTGCGCGGCGCGGTCGAGGACGCCGTGGAGGAACAGCCGCACCGAATAGCGCACGTGCCGTTCCACCGACCCCGGATCGAGCCGCATCCCCCAGGCCGCATTGCTGGCCGGACCGCCGACGACGAGACTGAGGAACGCCTGCGCCGCGTCCTGCGCATCCTCGAGCCCCAGATGCCGCCGGAACAGATCCGCCAGATAAGCCAGCGTCGGCTCGGTGCCGAGGCGCACGTTCTCCATCGCGATCTCGGGCATCGTCACCGATTCCGCATTGGTCAGCCGCAGCAGCCGCAGCCCCGCCGGGCCGAGAACGTTCTCCACCAGCAGCGCGCCGATGCGGGTCAGGCTGGCCTCGAAATCCTCTGTCTCCTGCGCGCGAAGGGTGTCGATGGGGACCAGCCAGTCCTCGATCGCGCGGGACAGCGCAGCCTTGAACAGCGTTTCCTTGTCGCCATAGCGGGCATAGACGGTGCGCTTGGCCATGCCAGCGGTCGCGCAGATCGCGTCGATGCTGGTGCCCGCGAACCCTTTTTCCAGAAACAGGTCGAGCGCCTTGTCGAGCAGTTCCTCGTTGCTCAGCGACGGACGGCCGGGGCGACGACGGCCGGTATCGGCGGCATTCTCAGGCAATTCGCTGTCCGACACGCGCACTTTCGTCCCATTGCATCCCCGAGGCGCATCCTAGCGCGGGCGCAAAGCCACTGCAACGACGATATGAAACGATACACGAAACATATGTGCGAATTTAGAACGTGACCGGGTGCCGAATCGATGTTATGAAACGATCAAGGTAACATACGGTGACGGACGCAAAGCCCGCGCCGACCTCCTGGAGAGAGGACAAGACGATGGCGCTCACGTCGATCGCACTGACACCCCGGATCGGGTCCGAAGTCCGTCTGGACAAGGCCGCGCTGCTTGCGGGCGACCATGCCGCAGACATCCGCGAACTGCTGGTCTCGCGCGGGGCGCTGGTGTTCCGCGGCCTGCATCTGAACGACGAGGAACTGCGCACCGTCGCCCGCTCGCTCGGCGACTTGCGCATCGGTTCGGCGAAGCGCGGGGCGGACGGCAAGGTGCTGACCGAGGGCGACCGGGGCGTACTCAAGGTCAGCCTCGATCCGAAGGTGAACCCGGACTACGCGAAGTTCCTGTTCGGCAACCTGCTGTGGCACATGGACGGTACATACGAGCCCGTCCCGCCCTTCGCGACGCTGTTCACCCCTGCGCGCCTGTCGCGCGAAGGTGGCGACACCATGTTCGCCAGCACTTACGCCGCGTTTGAGGACTTGCCGCAGGCCGAGCAGGATGACCTTGCCACCCTGCGCGTCGTCCACACGATGCAGGCCGCGCTGTTCCCGGCCAAGCGCGACTGCACGGCGGAGGAATTCGCGGTCTGGTCCAGCTATCCGCAGCGCTCGCACCCGCTGGTCTGGCAGCACAAGTCCGGGCGGCGTTCGCTGGTGCTCAGCACCTCGGGCGCGTGGGTGGAAGAGATGCACCCGGCGGAGAGCCACGACCTGCTCCAGCGCCTGATGCTTCACGCGACGCAGGACAGGTACACCTATCGCCACAAGTGGACGCCGGGCGACCTCGCCATCTGGGACAACACCGGCACCATGCACCGCGCCATGCCCTTCGAGGCGGGCAGCACGCGCGAATTCCACCGCTGCACCCTCAACGGAGAGGAACCGATCACCGCGCCAGATCTGGCATCTGCGCGCGCGGCGGCAACGGTGGCCTGACAGCACAACAAGGAGAGAGACGGATGCAGGTCGGCGTACATCTGGGCTACCAGAACCTTCACGGGCTTCCCGACTACGAGTTCTTCCGCAAGGAAACCCAGCTTGCGGTCGAGGCGGAGGCGATGGGCTTCGACTTCGCGGCGATGGTGGAGCACCACTTCACCGACTACGCCGCCTGCCCCGACCCGCTGCAGGCGCTGAGTTGGGTGGCGGCGAAGACCAAGACCATCAAGCTGATGCCCGCCGCCGTCATCCTGCCGTGGAACGATCCGCTACGGGTGGTGGAGAAGGTCGCGATGCTCGATGCGCTGTGCGAGGGGCGGCTCTACCTTGGCATGGGGCGGGGGGCGGCGCGGCGCGAGTTCGCGAAGTTCGGGCGCGATCTGGCCGACAGCCGCGAGATGTTCGACGAGGCGGCGCTCATCATCATGGAGGGGCTCGAAACCGGCGTCGTCGAGGCGGACGGCAAGTGGTACAAGCAGCCCCGCGCCGAGATCCGCCCGCGCCCTCAGGGCTGGACGCGCGACCGCTGCGTCATGGTGTCGATGTCGCCCGGATCGTGCGAGGTCGCGGCGGACTATGGCCTCAAGGCCCTGCGCTTCAGCCAGGGCGACTGGGCGCAGGCCATGCCCGAGATCGACAGGTACCGCACCACCTTCCGCGAAAAGCACGGCAAGGCCGCGCCACCGTTCATCATCTCGGACTTCATGGTCTGCTTCGCCGACCGCGCGAAGGTGACGGACTATACCGACAAGTACTTCGCCGCGCAGTTCCTGCAGGTGGCCAACCACTACGAGTTCATGAGCCCGCACTTCCGGGAACTGCCCAGCTACGCGACTTACGCCTACATGGGCGACATGGCGGCGGCGCGCGGCGGGCCGGACAAGGCGTACAAGGATTATGTCGGCGGCAACCTCATCGGCACGCCCGAGGAACTTTACGACAAGCACCTCGAACGCAGGGCCATGGTCGGCGATTACGAGATCATCGCCAATTTCAGCTTCGGCGGCATGCCCTACGAGGACGTGTACGAGCAGATGAAACTCTTTGCCGACAAGGTCATGCCGCTGCTGAAGGCGGAAGAGCCGGTGCCGGCGTAGACTGGGCCTGACCGCCTTCGTCGTCATTGCGAGGAGGCGAAGCCGACGAAGCAATCCAGAGCGGGGCAATCCAGGGCATCGCATACCGTTGGATTGCCGCGCGACCTGCGGTCGCTCGCAATGACGAGGGAGAGGAGAGAGACATGACCGAGATCACCGGCCGCACCGCCGTCGTCACCGGAGGGGGCAGCGGCATCGGCATGGGGCTGGCTAGGGAACTGGCGCGGCAGGGCGCGCGCGTCGCCGTCGCCGACATCATGGCCGACAAGGCCCGGGCCGTCGCCGCCGCGATCCGCGAGGCGGGCGGCGAGGCCATCGCGCTGGAATGCGATGTGTGCGACCGAACCTCGATCCGGGCGATGAAGGCGGCGATCGACGGTGCCTTCGGGCCGGTGCAGTTGGTCTTCGCCAACGCCGGGGCGACCTCGTTCGATCCGCTGGTGGAGATGAGCGACGACGACGTCGACTGGATCCTTCAGGTCAACCTCCACGGCGTCATGAACACCGCCCGCGCCTTCCTGCCGGACCTCATCGCGGGGGGCGAGGGGCACATCTGCGCCACCGCGTCGATGGCGGGGCTACTGCCGGGCTGGATCCCGGTCCACGCGCCCTATTCGGCGGCGAAGGCGGGGATCATCGGGCTGATGATGAACCTCGGCCTCGAACTCGCCGAGCATGGCATCCACACCACCAGCTACTGCCCCGGCGGCGTCGCCACCGGCATGAAGGACAACAACGCCCGCTACCGCCCGGCCCGTTTCGGCGGCCCCGGCGAGGGCGAGGTCCACGTCACCGAAGCCTCCAGCGTCGCCCACAACCACGACTTCTACACGCCCCAAGCGATAGCGCCGATGGTGCTCGATGCGGTGCGCCACAACCGCAGCTTCGTGTTCGACCACCCCGACCAGCGCGCGCACT includes these proteins:
- a CDS encoding SDR family NAD(P)-dependent oxidoreductase, with translation MTEITGRTAVVTGGGSGIGMGLARELARQGARVAVADIMADKARAVAAAIREAGGEAIALECDVCDRTSIRAMKAAIDGAFGPVQLVFANAGATSFDPLVEMSDDDVDWILQVNLHGVMNTARAFLPDLIAGGEGHICATASMAGLLPGWIPVHAPYSAAKAGIIGLMMNLGLELAEHGIHTTSYCPGGVATGMKDNNARYRPARFGGPGEGEVHVTEASSVAHNHDFYTPQAIAPMVLDAVRHNRSFVFDHPDQRAHFRRTYSAVVEACYDAADEWHARHGTPEANPHGARLVGV
- a CDS encoding nucleotidyltransferase family protein produces the protein MSYVAVVLAAGRATRFGSDKLSAVLDGQPLLHHAIRAARAAPVERVIVVARPHLDVGDWPGAPEVETLRLASDALSETLKTGIAAAGGADGVFVFLGDMPRIPHSVAAQLAEAVGPAYAAMPRQGGKPGHPALLSAAAFADIATLTGDEGAGRLLRQRGDVVLVDCDDPAIHFDVDRPEDLCRA
- a CDS encoding TauD/TfdA dioxygenase family protein, which encodes MALTSIALTPRIGSEVRLDKAALLAGDHAADIRELLVSRGALVFRGLHLNDEELRTVARSLGDLRIGSAKRGADGKVLTEGDRGVLKVSLDPKVNPDYAKFLFGNLLWHMDGTYEPVPPFATLFTPARLSREGGDTMFASTYAAFEDLPQAEQDDLATLRVVHTMQAALFPAKRDCTAEEFAVWSSYPQRSHPLVWQHKSGRRSLVLSTSGAWVEEMHPAESHDLLQRLMLHATQDRYTYRHKWTPGDLAIWDNTGTMHRAMPFEAGSTREFHRCTLNGEEPITAPDLASARAAATVA
- a CDS encoding LLM class flavin-dependent oxidoreductase, with protein sequence MQVGVHLGYQNLHGLPDYEFFRKETQLAVEAEAMGFDFAAMVEHHFTDYAACPDPLQALSWVAAKTKTIKLMPAAVILPWNDPLRVVEKVAMLDALCEGRLYLGMGRGAARREFAKFGRDLADSREMFDEAALIIMEGLETGVVEADGKWYKQPRAEIRPRPQGWTRDRCVMVSMSPGSCEVAADYGLKALRFSQGDWAQAMPEIDRYRTTFREKHGKAAPPFIISDFMVCFADRAKVTDYTDKYFAAQFLQVANHYEFMSPHFRELPSYATYAYMGDMAAARGGPDKAYKDYVGGNLIGTPEELYDKHLERRAMVGDYEIIANFSFGGMPYEDVYEQMKLFADKVMPLLKAEEPVPA
- a CDS encoding murein L,D-transpeptidase catalytic domain-containing protein, producing MDRNHSRRKILKGGIAAGIGLALPSRAFASEGVAPDSIMPGENTAPLAGTFPTGLSAVPASPTGLSLYERRVLDVASKQASRTRNHLWRADVVGIVDFAQPSSKPRLHFANLENGTMRSFLVAHGRGSDPAHSGWLQSFSNVPGSEATSRGAYLTAEWYKGKYGTSIRLVGLDEDNSMALPRAIVMHPAWYVDTMMVEKWGKLGRSEGCFAMSNADFNEALWHLSGGRLLFADRIGEG
- a CDS encoding TetR/AcrR family transcriptional regulator, with protein sequence MDTSLTGLKREAPTDARQVRSRNALTSALLALLEEKPFDQLTIREITARAGTGYATFFRHYPTKEALLADVAAHEIEDLLGRTIPILYASNSYESTLELCRHVHEHALLWAALLTGGAAGIVREEFIRQALGLAVGTQSRHPWLPSDLGTIHGTGATIDILAWWLAQGGDKTSAIRPGSAHSPAEVATILHRLVIAPLVGDTMERQAATA
- a CDS encoding TetR/AcrR family transcriptional regulator — protein: MPENAADTGRRRPGRPSLSNEELLDKALDLFLEKGFAGTSIDAICATAGMAKRTVYARYGDKETLFKAALSRAIEDWLVPIDTLRAQETEDFEASLTRIGALLVENVLGPAGLRLLRLTNAESVTMPEIAMENVRLGTEPTLAYLADLFRRHLGLEDAQDAAQAFLSLVVGGPASNAAWGMRLDPGSVERHVRYSVRLFLHGVLDRAAQTGQGDLRRLLREAEDGMALARQKVEQAGRLVGD
- a CDS encoding XdhC family protein codes for the protein MSTLVLTGEIEGADWPEFGWVDDVRPALAEAMAAGRPAALATLYKVAGSAPRGPGAQMLFTAGSDGAVSANGYFSGDCIEGDVANHAGQVLADGRPRRLHYGMGSPWIDLRLRCGGALHVLLERVEPGSTTVRALLDHAAERRSCAWVSDGEVQEVVEGRGPLLDLAEEPFRIARRYDPPRRLIVSGGDPGALAAAKLGAMAQFETILLRPGGPHAPPPFPVSQYLREEPAEALARLKVDRWTAYLGATHEDHHDLGGCLAALRGGAGYVGMIGAKSRAGQRLGALEAAGATAEELARLQLSPGVPGLGKSPWEVATGILAEIMQALNPARERA